The window TCATCCTTCGAAAACGCGTTCAACCCCAGGATTTCCGGTGGAATTCCTATCGAATAAAGCGCAGCTGTGAACGTGATGACACGTGGCAATTTGAGCCCTTCAACCTCGCGGGAATAACCGAAAAGCCCGGTGTGCAACTTCCTCTTCCGTCGCTTCGGAACATACTTCGCAATTTCGTTGATGATACCCGCAAGACTCCTCAGTTGCTCTTTGTAAGTCCGTGTGTACCTTTTCATTAGTTCGATCACTTTTTCCTCGTTTACTTCGTGGGGTAAGCCGCGATTTCTACTGAGGAGTTTCTTGACCGCTTCGCGTACATCTTCCGGATTGTTGTCGTACTTAAACGCAGATTGAATAGTAAATGTCTGAACACTCGGATATTCCTTTACCACCCGTTCAACCGTGGACGGTTTCATATTTCCACGGAACGGTGCAGAGCCAACGCCGATAATGGGGTATATCTCTATACCGAGCTCCTCTGAGAGCTTATAAGCCCTCTGAAGGGCTATTTTCACGAGCATCACAGCGGAAATCAATCCGTAATTCATAGCAGGATCGGAACGTGCAAAAAAGACTCGCAAGTAGGGAACGTTTTTGTCGGAAACGTACTCTCGGAGAATGGTATCCGCGTTGAGTATGTGTTCCCAGTCCTCAAAGAGGGGAATTACGTTAATGAACCCTGGTTTGAACTCACCTATCCACTCCGCAATAGTTACGTCTTCATTCCTGAACTTCATATGTTGCTTTCCTACCACAAAATCGCGGTAATACCAGTAAATCCTGTTGAGACACTTAACGGAGGTTGTCATGGGGAGGATAACTTCGAAAATTGGGGGGATTTCGTGTTCGTAGAAAATCTTTGCCGTGTCGAAAGATCTGGGGATACTTTCAAGTGTTTCAATCAGAATCTTTGCCTCGTC is drawn from Fervidobacterium thailandense and contains these coding sequences:
- the ppcA gene encoding phosphoenolpyruvate carboxylase, which gives rise to MERKIPKCMSTQHPDNVNTPFFAENPELGGEDEITEAYYVFSHLGCDEQMWDCEGKEVDDYVVKKLLSRYESFFREKVIGKDVFITLRVPNPTVEKDEAKILIETLESIPRSFDTAKIFYEHEIPPIFEVILPMTTSVKCLNRIYWYYRDFVVGKQHMKFRNEDVTIAEWIGEFKPGFINVIPLFEDWEHILNADTILREYVSDKNVPYLRVFFARSDPAMNYGLISAVMLVKIALQRAYKLSEELGIEIYPIIGVGSAPFRGNMKPSTVERVVKEYPSVQTFTIQSAFKYDNNPEDVREAVKKLLSRNRGLPHEVNEEKVIELMKRYTRTYKEQLRSLAGIINEIAKYVPKRRKRKLHTGLFGYSREVEGLKLPRVITFTAALYSIGIPPEILGLNAFSKDDLRFIKTIYINFEDDLADALKYVDFENELLPEELRSFLKDFEFTSDDASQEHVKISRFVRERLERKSEVGIQDAILRMGHLRRFLG